A window of the Phalacrocorax carbo chromosome 26, bPhaCar2.1, whole genome shotgun sequence genome harbors these coding sequences:
- the ATAT1 gene encoding alpha-tubulin N-acetyltransferase 1 isoform X1, whose product MEFPFDLTPVLGDRVCVVDQHLRPAGRRGPNHRGELEHQLRAVIDELGKASAKAQGLPTPVTSATRMETNRHVLYILRDADGRRTPKSAVIGFLKVGYKKLFLLDRNGAHNEAEPLCVLDFYIHESLQRHGYGLELFQHMLQSERVDPWRLAVDRPSEKLLAFLRKHYGLTDAIPQVNNFVIFEGFFSNRPAAPPRRPPPKRPEEEIKPYSLSERDFLREEAEPPWPFNLTSGRAGGSPVRGSLRPFLLRRETPDGQTEPRPPDGRTDAPQHRRASSLGRAGR is encoded by the exons ATGGAGTTCCCGTTCGACCTCACACCGGTGCTGGGTGACCGGGTTTGCGTGGTCGATCAACACCTGCGGCCCGCCGGGCGTCGCGGGCCCAACCACCG GGGGGAGCTGGAGCATCAGCTGAGGGCCGTCATCGACGAGCTGGGCAAGGCCTCGGCCAAG GCCCAGGGCCTCCCCACCCCTGTCACCAGCGCCACCCGCATGGAGACCAACCGCCACGTCCTCTACATCCTCCGCGACGCCGACGGCCGCCG gacccccaaaagCGCCGTCATCGGCTTCCTCAAGGTGGGCTACAAGAAACTCTTCCTCCTG gaccgTAACGGCGCCCACAACGAAGCGGAACCTCTTTGCGTCTTGGATTTTTACATCCACGAATCGCTGCAGCGACACGGTTACGGGCTGGAGCTTTTCCAGCACATGCTGCAG AGCGAGAGGGTGGATCCCTGGCGTTTGGCCGTCGACCGACCCTCCGAGAAGCTCCTGGCTTTTCTCCGCAAACACTACGGCCTCACCGACGCCATCCCACAG gTGAACAACTTCGTCATCTTCGAGGGTTTCTTCTCCAACCGACCGG CAGCCCCCCCTCGCCGCCCACCCCCCAAGCGCCCGGAGGAGGAGATTAAGCCCTACTCGCTGTCGGAGCGCGACT TCTTACGGGAAGAGGCGGAGCCTCCGTGGCCCTTCAACTTGACCTCGGGGCGAGCCGGGGGTTCACCGGTACGCGGCAGCCTCCGGCCGTTCCTCCTGCGGCGGGAGACGCCGGACGGACAGACGGAGCCCCGGCCGccggacggacggacggatgCCCCCCAGCACCGCCGCGCCAG CTCCCTCGGGCGCGCCGGTCGCTGA
- the ATAT1 gene encoding alpha-tubulin N-acetyltransferase 1 isoform X2 → MEFPFDLTPVLGDRVCVVDQHLRPAGRRGPNHRGELEHQLRAVIDELGKASAKAQGLPTPVTSATRMETNRHVLYILRDADGRRTPKSAVIGFLKVGYKKLFLLDRNGAHNEAEPLCVLDFYIHESLQRHGYGLELFQHMLQSERVDPWRLAVDRPSEKLLAFLRKHYGLTDAIPQVNNFVIFEGFFSNRPAPPRRPPPKRPEEEIKPYSLSERDFLREEAEPPWPFNLTSGRAGGSPVRGSLRPFLLRRETPDGQTEPRPPDGRTDAPQHRRASSLGRAGR, encoded by the exons ATGGAGTTCCCGTTCGACCTCACACCGGTGCTGGGTGACCGGGTTTGCGTGGTCGATCAACACCTGCGGCCCGCCGGGCGTCGCGGGCCCAACCACCG GGGGGAGCTGGAGCATCAGCTGAGGGCCGTCATCGACGAGCTGGGCAAGGCCTCGGCCAAG GCCCAGGGCCTCCCCACCCCTGTCACCAGCGCCACCCGCATGGAGACCAACCGCCACGTCCTCTACATCCTCCGCGACGCCGACGGCCGCCG gacccccaaaagCGCCGTCATCGGCTTCCTCAAGGTGGGCTACAAGAAACTCTTCCTCCTG gaccgTAACGGCGCCCACAACGAAGCGGAACCTCTTTGCGTCTTGGATTTTTACATCCACGAATCGCTGCAGCGACACGGTTACGGGCTGGAGCTTTTCCAGCACATGCTGCAG AGCGAGAGGGTGGATCCCTGGCGTTTGGCCGTCGACCGACCCTCCGAGAAGCTCCTGGCTTTTCTCCGCAAACACTACGGCCTCACCGACGCCATCCCACAG gTGAACAACTTCGTCATCTTCGAGGGTTTCTTCTCCAACCGACCGG CCCCCCCTCGCCGCCCACCCCCCAAGCGCCCGGAGGAGGAGATTAAGCCCTACTCGCTGTCGGAGCGCGACT TCTTACGGGAAGAGGCGGAGCCTCCGTGGCCCTTCAACTTGACCTCGGGGCGAGCCGGGGGTTCACCGGTACGCGGCAGCCTCCGGCCGTTCCTCCTGCGGCGGGAGACGCCGGACGGACAGACGGAGCCCCGGCCGccggacggacggacggatgCCCCCCAGCACCGCCGCGCCAG CTCCCTCGGGCGCGCCGGTCGCTGA
- the MRPS18B gene encoding small ribosomal subunit protein mS40, whose protein sequence is MRGGRGHAPRRDGGGRGAACGGDKMALLQLLLRAASGGLRGPGRPQWARAPCSTQAAPKEPPKEPPTPPSRYQERPWEYLESEEYRATYGDKPVWLGYRRNHKGAIPPQRTRKACLRKGKPVGNPCPICRDRNLHVDFRNVKLLDQFICPHSGVIFHPTHTGVCMKQHKLLTKAIAQAQDHGLLWLQVPYVPAPQGDFSNQHPAVSRTPPAPALAPGRHWYPWYEWQPPPAAAVARVRRLYKDYLKEKEAPPAVGVAPDTPPAPSVEQSKE, encoded by the exons ATGCgtggggggcggggccacgCCCCTCGCCGTGACGGAGGCGGGAGGGGCGCGGCTTGCGGCGGCGACAAGATGgcgctgctgcagctgctgctgcgggcggcgagcggcggcctgagggggccggggcggccgcaGTGGGCGCGG gccccctgcagcacccaggcagCACCCAAGGAACCCCCCAaggagccccccacccccccatcccgcTACCAGGAGCGGCCCTGGGAGTACCTGGAGAGCGAAG agTACCGCGCCACCTACGGCGACAAACCCGTCTGGCTGGGCTACCGCCGCAACCACAAGGGCGCCATCCCGCCCCAGCGCACCCGCAAGGCCTGTCTG CGCAAGGGGAAGCCGGTGGGGAACCCCTGCCCCATCTGCCGCGACCGCAACCTCCACGTGGATTTTCGG AATGTGAAGCTCCTGGACCAGTTCATCTGCCCCCACTCGGGCGTCATCTTCCACCCCACGCACACAG GGGTCTGCATGAAGCAGCACAAGCTCCTGACCAAGGCCATCGCGCAGGCGCAGGACCACG GTCTCCTATGGCTACAAGTTCCCTACGTCCCAGCCCCCCAGGGCGACTTCTCCAACCAACACCCGGCTGTCAGCAGGACCCCGCCAGCGCCTGCCCTGGCCCCTGGCCGCCATTGGTACCCTTGGTACGAGTGGCagcctcctcccgccgccgctgTCGCCCGCGTCCGCCGCCTCTACAAGGATtacctgaaggaaaaagaagcccCGCCGGCGGTGGGGGTGGCCCCCGacacccctccagccccctccgTGGAACAgagcaaagaataa
- the PPP1R10 gene encoding serine/threonine-protein phosphatase 1 regulatory subunit 10 isoform X2: MGSGPIDPKELLKGLDCFLGRDGEVKSTDGITKIFNLMKDSQKMVSRCIYLNILLQTRAQEILAKFIRIGGYKLLNTWLTSSKASNNVPFLQQILLTLQHLPLTVDHLKQNNTAKLVKQLSKSSDDEELRRLASILVSDWMGVIRSQSSAQPTERDKKKRKEENKSKTPIQEKPQEAKTETKTEEVPEKKREKPKSLRTTAPSHAKFRSTGLEMETPSLVPVKKINSSSTADKYNLKPMPIKRQNISSLPGDVPPAEKKYKPLNTAPNATKEIKVKIIPPQPMEGLGFLDALNSAPIPGIKIKKKKKVLSPTAAKPSPFEGKAAPEASSAKPSSPEPAAASEPMETDRPGTPVPAVEVPEPMETCSSETSGDAKTAENPSESGQLTKKGRKKKTVSWPEESKLREYFYFELDETERVNVNKIKDFGEAAKREMLMDRQAFETARRLSHDAMEEKVPWVYPKLLDLPAPLVVPGSGSRERFTQAEREKGILQEIFLSKESVPDSPHEPDPESYEPLPPKLIPLDEGGPSTHKAEELMKQPDYSDKIKHLLGNLQAQPPGPGGVPHGLLGPGPMANGFPPGPKAMQHFPPGGPMPGPHGGGGGGPGLPPGPGIPGGPRLLGPPPPQRGGGGGGGGGGGGGGDFWETPRRGGGNPPRWPPRRRRHARGGPLPPPPRP, translated from the exons ATGGGCTCGGGCCCCATCGACCCCAAGGAGCTCCTCAAGGGCTTGGATTGCTTCCTGGGCCGCGATGGCGAGGTCAAGAGCACGGACGGCATCACCAAAATCTTCAA CTTAATGAAGGACTCGCAGAAGATGGTGAGTCGCTGCATCTACCTGAACATCTTGCTGCAGACGCGGGCGCAGGAGATCCTGGCTAA ATTTATCCGGATCGGGGGTTACAAGCTCCTCAACACGTGGCTCACCAGTTCCAAAGCTTCCAACAACGTCCCCTTCCTGCAGCAGATCCTCCTCACCctgcagcacctgcccctcACCGTCGACCACCTCAAGCAG AACAACACAGCCAAGCTGGTGAAGCAGCTCAGCAAATCAAGCGACGATGAAG agctgcgcCGCCTCGCCTCCATCCTCGTCAGCGACTGGATGGGTGTCATCCGCTCGCAGAGCAGCGCCCAGCCGACCG AACGGGATAAAAAGAAGcggaaagaggaaaacaaaagcaaaacccccATCCAAGAGAAACCCCAAGAAGCCAAAACCGAGACTAAAACCGAGGAGGTGCCGGAGAAAAAGCGGGAGAAACCCAAATCCCTGCGTACCACCGCCCCCAGCCACGCCAAATTCCGCTCCACCG GGCTGGAAATGGAGACGCCTTCGTTAGTGCccgtgaagaaaattaactcatCTTCGACTGCCGATAAATATAACCTGAAACCGATGCCCATAAAGAGGCAAAA TATCTCCTCCCTTCCCGGGGACGTTCCTCCCGCCGAGAAGAAATACAAACCTCTGAACACGGCGCCCAACGCCACCAAGGAGATCAAAGTCAAGATCATCCCGCCCCAGC CCATGGAAGGGCTCGGTTTCCTCGACGCCCTCAACTCCGCTCCCATCCCCGGCATCAAGAttaagaagaagaagaaggtgTTGTCCCCCACGGCCGCCAAG CCCAGTCCCTTCGAGGGGAAGGCGGCTCCCGAAGCCAGCTCCGCCAAACCCTCGTCCCCGgagcccgccgccgcctcggaGCCGATGGAGACGGACCGACCGGGGACGCCGGTTCCGGCCGTGGAGGTGCCGGAGCCGATGGAGACGT GCTCGTCGGAGACGAGCGGCGACGCCAAAACGGCCGAAAACCCGTCGGAAAGCGGCCAGCTGACCAAAAAAGGTCGGAAAAAGAAAACGGTGAGTTGGCCGGAAGAGAGCAAACTCCGCGAGTATTTCTACTTCGAATTGGACGAGACCGAGCGAG TCAACGTCAACAAGATCAAGGATTTTGGGGAAGCGGCCAAACGGGAGATGCTGATGGATCGGCAGGCCTTCGAGACGGCCCGGCGCCTCAGCCACGACGCCATGGAGGAGAAGGTGCCCTGGGTGTATCCCAAACTCCTCGATCTCCCCGCGCCCCTCGTCGTGCCGGGCAGCGGCAGCCGGGAACGCTTCACTCAGGCCGAGAGGGAGAAAGGGATCTTGCAGGAGATCTTCCTGTCCAAGGAGAG CGTCCCAGACAGCCCCCACGAACCCGATCCGGAATCCTACGAACCGCTGCCGCCCAAACTGATCCCGCTGGACGAG ggcggGCCCAGCACCCACAAAGCGGAGGAATTGATGAAACAACCGGATTATTCGGATAAAATCAAACATTTGTTGGGAAACCTGCAGGCGCAGCCGCCGGGGCCCGGCGGAG tgccccacgGCTTGCTGGGCCCCGGCCCCATGGCCAACGGCTTCCCGCCCGGCCCCAAGGCCATGCAGCACTTCCCGCCGGGGGGGCCCATGCCGG gaccccacggaggcggcggggggggacCCGGCCTCCCCCCAGGTCCGGGCATCCCAGGCGGCCCCCGACTTCTGGGGCCGCCCCCCCCACAAcgcggcggaggaggaggaggaggaggaggaggaggaggcggcggcgatTTTTGGGAAACACCccgaagggggggggggaaccctcCGAGGTGGCCcccacggcggcggcggcatgCGCGGGGGGGGCCCCTTCCACCGCCCCCGCGGCCGTAG
- the PPP1R10 gene encoding serine/threonine-protein phosphatase 1 regulatory subunit 10 isoform X1 yields the protein MGSGPIDPKELLKGLDCFLGRDGEVKSTDGITKIFNLMKDSQKMVSRCIYLNILLQTRAQEILAKFIRIGGYKLLNTWLTSSKASNNVPFLQQILLTLQHLPLTVDHLKQNNTAKLVKQLSKSSDDEELRRLASILVSDWMGVIRSQSSAQPTERDKKKRKEENKSKTPIQEKPQEAKTETKTEEVPEKKREKPKSLRTTAPSHAKFRSTGLEMETPSLVPVKKINSSSTADKYNLKPMPIKRQNISSLPGDVPPAEKKYKPLNTAPNATKEIKVKIIPPQPMEGLGFLDALNSAPIPGIKIKKKKKVLSPTAAKPSPFEGKAAPEASSAKPSSPEPAAASEPMETDRPGTPVPAVEVPEPMETCSSETSGDAKTAENPSESGQLTKKGRKKKTVSWPEESKLREYFYFELDETERVNVNKIKDFGEAAKREMLMDRQAFETARRLSHDAMEEKVPWVYPKLLDLPAPLVVPGSGSRERFTQAEREKGILQEIFLSKESVPDSPHEPDPESYEPLPPKLIPLDEDCSAEEVAYPDGLDGGAASPSPDPGGAGSAKLPPVLANLMGSVGAGKTPPGPAPPAPINMQEILTSIMGGPSTHKAEELMKQPDYSDKIKHLLGNLQAQPPGPGGVPHGLLGPGPMANGFPPGPKAMQHFPPGGPMPGPHGGGGGGPGLPPGPGIPGGPRLLGPPPPQRGGGGGGGGGGGGGGDFWETPRRGGGNPPRWPPRRRRHARGGPLPPPPRP from the exons ATGGGCTCGGGCCCCATCGACCCCAAGGAGCTCCTCAAGGGCTTGGATTGCTTCCTGGGCCGCGATGGCGAGGTCAAGAGCACGGACGGCATCACCAAAATCTTCAA CTTAATGAAGGACTCGCAGAAGATGGTGAGTCGCTGCATCTACCTGAACATCTTGCTGCAGACGCGGGCGCAGGAGATCCTGGCTAA ATTTATCCGGATCGGGGGTTACAAGCTCCTCAACACGTGGCTCACCAGTTCCAAAGCTTCCAACAACGTCCCCTTCCTGCAGCAGATCCTCCTCACCctgcagcacctgcccctcACCGTCGACCACCTCAAGCAG AACAACACAGCCAAGCTGGTGAAGCAGCTCAGCAAATCAAGCGACGATGAAG agctgcgcCGCCTCGCCTCCATCCTCGTCAGCGACTGGATGGGTGTCATCCGCTCGCAGAGCAGCGCCCAGCCGACCG AACGGGATAAAAAGAAGcggaaagaggaaaacaaaagcaaaacccccATCCAAGAGAAACCCCAAGAAGCCAAAACCGAGACTAAAACCGAGGAGGTGCCGGAGAAAAAGCGGGAGAAACCCAAATCCCTGCGTACCACCGCCCCCAGCCACGCCAAATTCCGCTCCACCG GGCTGGAAATGGAGACGCCTTCGTTAGTGCccgtgaagaaaattaactcatCTTCGACTGCCGATAAATATAACCTGAAACCGATGCCCATAAAGAGGCAAAA TATCTCCTCCCTTCCCGGGGACGTTCCTCCCGCCGAGAAGAAATACAAACCTCTGAACACGGCGCCCAACGCCACCAAGGAGATCAAAGTCAAGATCATCCCGCCCCAGC CCATGGAAGGGCTCGGTTTCCTCGACGCCCTCAACTCCGCTCCCATCCCCGGCATCAAGAttaagaagaagaagaaggtgTTGTCCCCCACGGCCGCCAAG CCCAGTCCCTTCGAGGGGAAGGCGGCTCCCGAAGCCAGCTCCGCCAAACCCTCGTCCCCGgagcccgccgccgcctcggaGCCGATGGAGACGGACCGACCGGGGACGCCGGTTCCGGCCGTGGAGGTGCCGGAGCCGATGGAGACGT GCTCGTCGGAGACGAGCGGCGACGCCAAAACGGCCGAAAACCCGTCGGAAAGCGGCCAGCTGACCAAAAAAGGTCGGAAAAAGAAAACGGTGAGTTGGCCGGAAGAGAGCAAACTCCGCGAGTATTTCTACTTCGAATTGGACGAGACCGAGCGAG TCAACGTCAACAAGATCAAGGATTTTGGGGAAGCGGCCAAACGGGAGATGCTGATGGATCGGCAGGCCTTCGAGACGGCCCGGCGCCTCAGCCACGACGCCATGGAGGAGAAGGTGCCCTGGGTGTATCCCAAACTCCTCGATCTCCCCGCGCCCCTCGTCGTGCCGGGCAGCGGCAGCCGGGAACGCTTCACTCAGGCCGAGAGGGAGAAAGGGATCTTGCAGGAGATCTTCCTGTCCAAGGAGAG CGTCCCAGACAGCCCCCACGAACCCGATCCGGAATCCTACGAACCGCTGCCGCCCAAACTGATCCCGCTGGACGAG gaCTGCTCCGCCGAGGAGGTCGCCTATCCCGACGGCTTGGACGGCGGCGCCGCCTCCCCCTCGCCGGACCCCGGCGGCGCCGGCAGCGCCAAACTCCCCCCGGTGTTGGCCAACCTGATGGGGAGCGTCGGGGCCGGCAAAacccccccggggccggcgccccccgcccccatcaACATGCAGGAGATCCTCACCTCCATCATG ggcggGCCCAGCACCCACAAAGCGGAGGAATTGATGAAACAACCGGATTATTCGGATAAAATCAAACATTTGTTGGGAAACCTGCAGGCGCAGCCGCCGGGGCCCGGCGGAG tgccccacgGCTTGCTGGGCCCCGGCCCCATGGCCAACGGCTTCCCGCCCGGCCCCAAGGCCATGCAGCACTTCCCGCCGGGGGGGCCCATGCCGG gaccccacggaggcggcggggggggacCCGGCCTCCCCCCAGGTCCGGGCATCCCAGGCGGCCCCCGACTTCTGGGGCCGCCCCCCCCACAAcgcggcggaggaggaggaggaggaggaggaggaggaggcggcggcgatTTTTGGGAAACACCccgaagggggggggggaaccctcCGAGGTGGCCcccacggcggcggcggcatgCGCGGGGGGGGCCCCTTCCACCGCCCCCGCGGCCGTAG
- the ABCF1 gene encoding LOW QUALITY PROTEIN: ATP-binding cassette sub-family F member 1 (The sequence of the model RefSeq protein was modified relative to this genomic sequence to represent the inferred CDS: deleted 1 base in 1 codon) has product MPKGARPAAAKQEEWRGEGEGPDQPVKKGKKDRRGKKSFFEELAEEEKAAPAEAPTPPEKEAPPQQASRRKRDRRKERRRPPGAEPEPEEVELSRRLQELAAAGSEDEEEEAPAPRKGGRRKKGGNVFAALSQGQSEEDEEEEEAARRDEGSRPGKGKSIKEEEEGEKKKKSRKNEKNKGKRQGKAASEDEDEGSEEDARPKGGKNKFAALRDEDEEEDEAEERRKGSEEEEEEEESGKKAEPDARVSKKEKKKLKKQLEYERQVATMKAAAATGENDFAVSQAELSSRQAMLENASDIKLEKFSISAHGKELYVNADLYIVAGRRYGLVGPNGKGKTTLLKHIANRALSIPPNIDVLLCEQEVVADETPAVQAVLRADTKRLRLLEEEKRLQALLEGGDDGAAERLEKVYEEMRATGAAAAEAKARRILAGLGFNPEMQNRATRKFSGGWRMRVSLARALFMEPTLLMLDEPTNHLDLNAVIWLNNYLQTWKKTLLVVSHDQGFLDDVCTDIIHLDAQRLFYYRGNYMTFKKMYQQKQKELLKQFEKQEKKLRDLKAGGKSTKQAEKQTKEALTRKQQKCRRRTAAEEAAEAPELLKRPREYTVRFTFPNPPPLSPPILGLHGVDFGYEGQELLFRNLDFGIDMESRVCIVGPNGVGKTTLLRLLTGQLTPTRGQMRRNHRLKVGFFNQQAAEQLRLEETAAEYLQRSFNLPHQDARKCLGRFGLEGHAHTLQIAKLSGGQKARVVFAELACREPDVLILDEPTNNLDIESIDALADAINDYRGAVIVVSHDARLITETSCQLWVVEERGLSQIDGDFDDYKREVLEALGEVVVHRPRE; this is encoded by the exons ATGCCGAAGGGAGCGCGTCCGGCGGCGGCCAAGCAGGAGGAATGGCGGGGGGAGGGCGAGGGGCCGG accagCCGGtgaagaagggcaagaaggaccGGCGGGGCAAGAAATCG TTCTTCgaggagctggcggaggaggaGAAGGCGGCGCCGGCCgaagcccccacccccccggagAAGGAGGCGCCGCCTCAGCAGG CCTCCCGGAGGAAGCGAGACCGGCGGAAAGAGCGGCGACGGCCGCCGGGGGCGGAGCCTGAGCCCGAGGAGGTGGAGCTTAGCCGgcggctgcaggagctggcGGCTGCTGGCAgcgaggatgaggaggaggaag CACCAGCCCCCAGgaaaggggggaggaggaagaag ggTGGGAATGTCTTTGCGGCGCTGAGCCAGGGGCAGAGcgaggaagatgaggaggaggaggaggcggcgagGAGGGACGAAGGCTCACGGCCAGGCAAAGGCAAAAGCATCAAG gaggaagaggagggtgagaagaagaagaagagccGCAAGAACGAGAAGAACAAGGGGAAGCGGCAG gGAAAAGCCGCCAGCGAGGATGAGGACGAAGGCTCTGAGGAGGACGCGCGGCCCAAAGGCGGGaag AACAAGTTTGCGGCTCTGCgggatgaggatgaggaggaagacgAGGCTGAAGAGCGGCGGAAGGGCAGC gaggaggaggaggaggaggaggagagcggGAAGAAGGCCGAGCCCGACGCCCGCGTTAgcaagaaggagaagaagaagctgaagaagcag ctgGAGTACGAGCGCCAGGTCGCCACCAtgaaggcggcggcggcgacgggGGAGAACGACTTCGCCGTGTCGCAGGCCGAGCTCTCGTCGCGACAGGCCATGCTGGAGAACGCCTCCGACATCAAG CTGGAGAAGTTCAGCATCTCGGCGCACGGGAAGGAGCTCTACGTCAACGCCGACCTCTACATCGTGGCCGGGCGCCGCTACGGCCTCGTGGGACCCAACGG GAAAGGGAAGACGACGCTGCTGAAGCACATCGCGAACCGGGCGCTGAGCATCCCCCCCAACATCGACGTCTTACTCTGCGAGCAAG AGGTGGTGGCGGACGAGACGCCGGCCGTGCAGGCGGTGCTTCGCGCCGACACCAAACGCCTgcggctgctggaggaggagaaacGGCTGCAGGCGCTGCTGGAGGGGGGCGACGACGGCGCCGCCGAGCGCCTGGAGAAG GTGTACGAGGAGATGCGAGCCaccggggcggccgccgccgagGCCAAAGCGCGGCGGATCCTGGCCGGGCTCGGTTTCAACCCCGAAATGCAAAACAGGGCGACGAGGAAATTCTCCGGCGGGTGGAGGATGAGGGTGTCGCTGGCCCG GGCTTTGTTCATGGAGCCGACGCTGCTGATGTTGGACGAACCCACCAACCACCTCGACCTGAACGCCGTCATCTGGCTCAACAa ttatTTACAGACATGGAAGAAGACGCTGCTCGTGGTGTCGCACGACCAAGGCTTCCTCGACGACGTCTGCACCGACATCATCCACCTCGACGCCCAGCGCCTCTTCTACTACCGCGGCAACTACA TGACCTTCAAGAAGATGTaccagcagaagcagaaggagCTGCTCAAGCAGTTTGAAAAGCAGGAGAAGAAGCTCCGCGACCTCAAGGCCGGCGGCAAATCCACCAAGCAGGCG GAGAAGCAGACGAAGGAGGCGCTGACGCGGAAGCAGCAGAAGTGCCGGCGCCGGACGGCGGCCGAGGAGGCGGCCGAAGCCCCGGAGCTGCTGAAGCGGCCCCGGGAATACACCGTGCGCTTCACCTTCCCCAACCCgccccccctcagc ccccccatcCTCGGCCTCCATG GCGTCGACTTCGGCTAcgaggggcaggagctgctttTCCGCAACCTCGACTTCGGCATCGACATGGAGTCGCGGG tttgCATCGTGGGACCCAACGGTGTGGGGAAGACCACGTTGCTGCGGCTGCTCACGGGGCAGCTGACGCCG ACGCGGGGGCAGATGCGCAGGAACCACCGGCTG AAAGTGGGGTTCTTCAACCAGCAGGCGGCCGAGCAGCTGCGGCTGGAGGAGACGGCGGCCGAGTACCTGCAGCGCAGCTTCAACCTGCCCCACCAGGACGCCCGCAAGTGCCTGGGGCGCTTCGGCCTCGAGGGCCACGCCCACACGCTGCAGATCGCCAAGCTCTCcg GCGGGCAGAAGGCGCGGGTGGTGTTCGCCGAGCTGGCCTGCCGCGAGCCCGACGTCCTCATCCTG GACGAACCCACCAACAACCTGGACATCGAATCCATCGACGCTTTGGCCGACGCCATCAACGACTACCGGGGAG CCGTCATCGTGGTGAGCCACGACGCCCGCCTCATCACGGAGACGAGCTGCCAGCTGTGGGTGGTGGAGGAGCGCGGCCTCAGCCAGATCGACGGCGACTTCGACGACTACAAGCGGGAGGTGCTGGAGGCGCTGGGGGAGGTGGTCGTGCACCGCCCCCGCGAgtga